A portion of the Novosphingobium sp. KA1 genome contains these proteins:
- a CDS encoding glycosyltransferase family 2 protein: MTITPTDLAEAADVAAAQASKPLELAVVLPTYNERKNLATMIDRLDKALKGVSWEAIFVDDNSPDGTSDEARSLSLRDPRVRCIQRIGRRGLASAAIEGMCSTAAPVVAVMDADHQHDPELLPLMLKAITSGEYDLAYASRFAEGASTEAWGRPDRVKASGFANRIANKVTGVDLTDPMSGFFMLQTKTLRADAHRLSGVGFKILLDILATVDTPLRVKEFPLNFAARAEGESKLDRTVVFEFLVGLYDKWLGRFIPTRFALFGTVGGLGAVLHMTVLALVLHLFGADFAMSHYPKEAAFITGQTIAAIVAMTFNFVLNNELTYADKRLRGFGPLVRGWAQFALTCAFGMIANIGASTALVRIGFHDYAAAIIGIVLASVWNFALSNKFVWGKY; this comes from the coding sequence ATGACCATTACCCCTACCGATCTTGCAGAGGCCGCAGACGTCGCCGCAGCGCAGGCATCCAAGCCGCTTGAGCTGGCCGTCGTCCTGCCGACCTACAACGAGCGCAAGAACCTCGCGACGATGATCGACCGGCTCGACAAGGCGCTCAAGGGCGTTTCATGGGAGGCGATCTTCGTCGACGACAACAGCCCGGACGGCACCTCGGACGAGGCGCGCAGCCTCTCGCTGCGCGATCCGCGCGTGCGCTGCATCCAGCGCATCGGCCGCCGGGGCCTTGCCAGCGCCGCGATCGAGGGCATGTGCTCCACGGCCGCGCCGGTGGTTGCGGTGATGGATGCGGACCACCAGCACGATCCCGAACTGCTGCCGCTGATGCTGAAGGCGATCACCTCGGGCGAGTATGACCTTGCCTATGCCTCGCGCTTTGCAGAAGGCGCCAGCACCGAGGCCTGGGGCCGTCCCGACCGCGTCAAGGCGTCCGGCTTTGCCAACAGGATCGCCAACAAGGTTACCGGCGTCGATCTCACCGACCCGATGAGCGGCTTCTTCATGCTGCAGACCAAGACACTCCGGGCCGACGCGCATCGGCTCTCGGGCGTGGGTTTCAAGATCCTGCTCGACATTCTCGCCACGGTGGACACGCCGCTGCGGGTCAAGGAGTTTCCCCTGAACTTCGCCGCGCGCGCGGAAGGCGAGAGCAAGCTGGACAGGACGGTCGTGTTCGAATTCCTCGTTGGTCTTTACGACAAGTGGCTCGGCCGCTTCATCCCCACCCGCTTCGCGCTGTTCGGCACGGTCGGCGGCCTGGGCGCGGTGCTGCACATGACGGTGCTGGCGCTGGTCCTGCACCTGTTCGGCGCGGACTTCGCGATGAGCCACTATCCCAAGGAAGCGGCCTTCATCACCGGCCAGACGATTGCGGCCATCGTCGCGATGACGTTCAACTTCGTGCTGAACAACGAACTGACCTATGCCGACAAGCGTCTGCGCGGCTTCGGCCCGCTGGTGCGCGGCTGGGCGCAGTTCGCGCTGACCTGTGCGTTCGGCATGATCGCCAATATCGGCGCATCGACGGCGCTCGTCCGCATCGGTTTCCATGACTATGCGGCGGCGATCATCGGCATCGTGCTGGCTTCGGTGTGGAACTTCGCGCTGTCGAACAAGTTCGTCTGGGGCAAGTACTGA
- a CDS encoding glycosyl transferase, giving the protein MQPIASRNNRDPLGWCLVVTALFFALALWRISTPSAYYFDEVHYVPASLKMLKLIPTNREHPLFGKEVIAAFIHFLGDRPLAWRLGPLLLGTAGLFAFGRLVWHASHRRRATITAIVLLATNFMWFVQSRIAMLDMIEAGLCMIALWQFAAALGTRTTGAARLRLAAAAIAMGLSLGAKWSSAPALVMPGLCFFVLRVKETGWKFVGKRGAGPIPGVSLLEAVFWLGLLPLAVYWATYAPAMFYARLTLSPYDFIGQHELMVRLQDSVKKPHPYRSFWYQWAADWRVIWYLFKTIDGAHRGIVMLGNPVSMLAGLAAFFWGLWAALFRRRGDIAAFCLLYAATLMIWAVNGKPVQFYYHYLLPGAFLMALLAFALDALWQRKDRWRKLGTLSMAASLGMFVLFFPIISGLPLPSDETYNFWMWLPSWR; this is encoded by the coding sequence ATGCAGCCGATCGCTTCCCGCAACAATCGTGACCCGCTCGGCTGGTGCCTTGTCGTCACCGCGCTTTTCTTCGCCCTTGCGCTGTGGCGGATCTCCACGCCCAGCGCCTATTACTTCGACGAGGTCCACTACGTTCCGGCCTCGCTGAAGATGCTGAAGCTGATCCCGACGAATCGCGAGCACCCGCTGTTCGGCAAGGAAGTGATCGCCGCCTTCATCCACTTCCTCGGCGACCGCCCGCTGGCATGGCGCCTTGGACCGTTGCTGCTGGGCACGGCGGGCCTCTTCGCATTCGGCCGCCTGGTCTGGCACGCATCGCACCGGCGCCGCGCGACGATCACCGCGATCGTGCTGCTGGCGACCAACTTCATGTGGTTCGTGCAGAGCCGCATCGCCATGCTCGACATGATCGAGGCGGGGCTCTGCATGATCGCGCTGTGGCAGTTCGCGGCGGCGCTGGGCACCAGGACCACCGGTGCGGCGCGGCTGCGCCTTGCCGCCGCTGCCATCGCCATGGGCCTCTCGCTCGGCGCCAAGTGGAGCAGCGCCCCGGCGCTCGTCATGCCGGGCCTGTGCTTTTTCGTGCTGCGCGTCAAGGAAACCGGCTGGAAGTTCGTCGGCAAGCGCGGCGCGGGCCCGATCCCGGGCGTCTCGCTGCTCGAAGCGGTGTTCTGGCTCGGCCTGCTGCCGCTCGCGGTCTACTGGGCGACTTATGCGCCGGCGATGTTCTACGCCCGCCTGACGCTTTCGCCCTACGACTTCATCGGCCAGCACGAACTGATGGTGCGCCTGCAGGACAGCGTGAAGAAACCGCACCCCTACCGCAGCTTCTGGTACCAGTGGGCGGCCGACTGGCGGGTGATCTGGTACCTGTTCAAGACCATCGACGGCGCCCACCGCGGCATCGTGATGCTGGGCAATCCCGTCTCGATGCTGGCGGGCCTCGCGGCGTTCTTCTGGGGCCTGTGGGCCGCGCTGTTCCGCCGCCGGGGCGACATCGCCGCGTTTTGCCTGCTCTATGCCGCCACGCTGATGATCTGGGCGGTGAACGGCAAGCCGGTGCAGTTCTATTATCACTACCTGCTGCCGGGCGCCTTCCTGATGGCACTGCTGGCCTTCGCGCTCGACGCGCTGTGGCAGCGCAAGGACCGCTGGCGCAAGCTGGGAACACTATCGATGGCGGCCTCGCTCGGCATGTTCGTGCTGTTCTTCCCGATCATCTCGGGCCTGCCGCTGCCGAGCGACGAGACCTACAATTTCTGGATGTGGCTGCCGAGCTGGCGCTGA
- a CDS encoding PLP-dependent aspartate aminotransferase family protein, which yields MKRTTGQDRTKTRNWRPATRAIRGGTWRSEMGETSEALFLTSGFTYDDAATVAARFMGEDDGMTYSRLQNPTVQMLEERIALLEGAEACRTQASGMAAMTAALLCQLSAGDHMVSARAAFGSCRWLGDSLLPRFGIDVTVVDATDLSAWEAAIRPNTKVFFFETPANPTMDIADLAGIAEIARAHGITTVVDNAFCSPALQRPLEFGIDVVAYSATKLMDGQGRVLAGAVCGSEEFINEKLLPFQRNTGPNLSPFNAWVVLKGLETLDLRAKRQSENALKVGEFVAGRVPRILHPWLDSHPRQALAMKQMDACGPIFSFVLDGGRAQAHALLDALELIDISNNIGDSRSLMCHPASSTHHNMGPEGREAMGIGEGMLRINVGLEDPEDLIADLDQALTKAGL from the coding sequence ATGAAACGCACGACCGGACAGGACCGCACCAAGACCCGCAACTGGCGTCCCGCCACCCGCGCAATCCGCGGTGGCACCTGGCGCTCGGAAATGGGGGAGACCAGCGAGGCGCTGTTCCTCACCTCGGGCTTCACCTATGACGATGCCGCCACCGTTGCCGCCCGCTTCATGGGCGAGGACGACGGCATGACCTATTCGCGTCTCCAGAACCCGACCGTGCAGATGCTCGAGGAGCGCATCGCCCTGCTCGAAGGCGCCGAGGCGTGCCGCACGCAGGCGTCGGGCATGGCGGCGATGACCGCCGCGCTGCTCTGCCAGCTTTCGGCGGGCGACCACATGGTTTCCGCGCGCGCCGCCTTCGGTTCGTGCCGCTGGCTGGGCGACAGCCTGCTGCCGCGCTTCGGCATCGACGTGACGGTGGTCGACGCCACCGACCTGTCGGCGTGGGAAGCGGCGATCCGTCCCAACACCAAGGTGTTCTTCTTCGAGACCCCGGCGAACCCGACGATGGACATCGCCGACCTTGCCGGCATCGCCGAGATCGCCAGGGCCCACGGCATCACCACCGTGGTCGACAATGCCTTCTGCAGCCCGGCGCTGCAGCGCCCGCTCGAATTCGGCATCGACGTGGTGGCCTATTCCGCCACCAAGCTGATGGACGGGCAGGGCCGCGTGCTGGCCGGCGCCGTGTGCGGCAGCGAGGAATTCATCAACGAGAAACTGCTGCCGTTCCAGCGCAACACCGGCCCCAACCTTTCGCCGTTCAATGCCTGGGTGGTGCTCAAGGGGCTGGAGACGCTGGACCTTCGTGCCAAGCGCCAGAGCGAGAACGCGCTCAAGGTGGGTGAGTTCGTGGCCGGCCGCGTGCCCAGGATCCTGCACCCCTGGCTCGACAGCCATCCGCGCCAGGCGCTGGCGATGAAGCAGATGGACGCCTGCGGGCCGATCTTCTCCTTCGTGCTCGACGGCGGCCGCGCGCAGGCGCATGCGCTGCTCGACGCGCTGGAACTGATCGACATCTCCAACAACATCGGCGACTCGCGTTCGCTGATGTGCCACCCCGCGTCCTCGACCCACCACAACATGGGGCCGGAAGGGCGCGAGGCGATGGGCATCGGCGAAGGCATGCTGCGCATCAACGTCGGGCTGGAAGATCCCGAGGACCTGATCGCCGATCTCGATCAGGCGCTGACGAAGGCGGGCCTCTGA
- a CDS encoding PAS domain S-box protein: MSAAPLGADAAAFLAAIVESSDDAIVGKSLDGTILSWNHAAERIFGWPAGEIVGRNVRTLIPDDRQAEEDAIIASIMRGERVPTFETVRRRKDGSAVEVAVTVSPVYDGHGRVVAASKIARDIGLKNATLRRLEQSETRFRLLAENMSQLAWIARSDGWIFWYNKRWFDYTGTTLEQMEGWGWRAVHHPDHLEPATARFRAHIASGEDWEDTFPLRSAQGEWRWFLSRAKPIRDDQGKILYWFGTNTDVTAMRDAEERIELLLQEVNHRSKNMLAIIQSLARRTDVARPDFLQRLEQRIQGLSANQDLLVRRAWSPVPVGEMVEAQLRWLGEAQGQVECRGPEVMLSPGAAEALAMALHEMGTNAHKYGALSVPGGRVHIAWSVQGADAGEGEAEDGDPASAGFRIAWRESGGPLVAPPTRLGFGSRIIVDVPRVKLNARVTTAYEPAGFAWQLDCALAAIS; this comes from the coding sequence CTGAGCGCCGCCCCGCTTGGGGCCGACGCCGCGGCGTTTCTCGCCGCGATCGTCGAATCGAGCGACGATGCCATCGTCGGCAAGTCGCTCGACGGCACGATCCTGAGCTGGAACCACGCGGCCGAACGCATCTTCGGCTGGCCTGCCGGCGAGATCGTCGGCAGGAACGTGCGCACGCTGATCCCCGATGACCGCCAGGCCGAGGAAGACGCGATCATCGCCAGCATCATGCGCGGCGAGCGGGTGCCGACCTTCGAGACCGTGCGCCGCCGCAAGGACGGCAGCGCGGTGGAAGTGGCGGTCACCGTCTCGCCGGTGTACGACGGCCATGGCCGGGTGGTCGCCGCCAGCAAGATCGCGCGTGACATCGGGCTCAAGAACGCCACCCTGCGGCGTCTCGAACAGAGCGAGACGCGCTTTCGCCTGCTGGCGGAAAACATGTCGCAACTGGCCTGGATCGCCCGCAGCGACGGCTGGATCTTCTGGTACAACAAGCGCTGGTTCGACTATACCGGGACCACGCTGGAACAGATGGAAGGGTGGGGCTGGAGGGCGGTCCACCACCCCGATCACCTCGAACCGGCGACCGCCCGGTTCCGCGCCCATATCGCTTCCGGAGAGGACTGGGAGGACACGTTCCCGCTGCGCAGCGCGCAAGGAGAATGGCGCTGGTTCCTGTCCCGCGCCAAACCCATTCGCGACGATCAGGGCAAGATCCTCTACTGGTTCGGCACCAATACCGACGTCACCGCAATGCGCGATGCCGAAGAGCGGATCGAGCTTCTGCTGCAGGAAGTGAACCATCGCAGCAAGAACATGCTGGCGATCATCCAGTCGCTCGCGCGCCGCACCGACGTGGCCCGCCCCGATTTTCTCCAGCGGCTGGAGCAGCGCATCCAGGGGCTTTCCGCCAACCAGGACCTGCTGGTGCGGCGCGCCTGGTCGCCGGTTCCGGTCGGCGAGATGGTCGAGGCGCAGTTGCGCTGGCTGGGCGAGGCGCAGGGGCAGGTCGAGTGCCGGGGGCCGGAGGTGATGCTTTCGCCCGGGGCGGCGGAAGCACTGGCGATGGCGCTCCACGAGATGGGCACCAACGCGCACAAGTACGGCGCGCTCTCGGTGCCGGGCGGGCGCGTGCACATTGCCTGGTCGGTGCAGGGCGCCGATGCCGGGGAGGGAGAGGCGGAGGACGGCGACCCCGCAAGTGCCGGTTTCCGCATCGCCTGGCGTGAAAGCGGCGGCCCGCTGGTGGCGCCGCCCACCAGGCTCGGCTTCGGTTCGCGGATCATCGTCGACGTGCCGCGGGTCAAGCTCAATGCCCGGGTGACGACCGCCTACGAACCTGCGGGCTTTGCCTGGCAGCTCGATTGCGCGCTCGCGGCAATTTCGTGA
- the apaG gene encoding Co2+/Mg2+ efflux protein ApaG, whose product MKELFQHTAVTDGVTVRVAVNFLPEQSRIEAGKWFWVYHIRIENDSDDSLQLMTRHWRITDGNGDVNLVEGEGVVGEQPLIRPGRSHDYVSGCPLSTPQGSMEGFYTFLRSDGSELQAQIPLFPLAAPATAG is encoded by the coding sequence ATGAAGGAACTGTTCCAACATACTGCCGTGACCGACGGGGTCACCGTGCGTGTCGCCGTGAACTTCCTGCCCGAGCAGTCGCGCATCGAGGCGGGCAAGTGGTTCTGGGTCTATCACATCCGCATCGAGAACGATTCGGATGACAGCCTGCAGCTCATGACCCGCCACTGGCGCATCACCGACGGCAACGGCGACGTCAACCTGGTCGAGGGTGAGGGCGTGGTGGGCGAACAGCCGCTGATCCGTCCCGGCCGCAGCCACGATTATGTCTCGGGATGCCCGCTGTCGACGCCGCAAGGCTCGATGGAAGGGTTCTACACGTTCCTGCGCAGCGACGGCAGCGAATTGCAGGCGCAGATCCCGCTGTTCCCGCTGGCGGCGCCCGCCACCGCGGGCTGA
- a CDS encoding LysR family transcriptional regulator, with protein sequence MKRTHLPLNALRVFDAAARHLSFTRAADELAVTPAAVGQQIRALEDLLGVVLFRRTSKGLELTDEAGSGLAALRTGFLHFEDAVQAMQAGQSSHVYTIAAPREFFAAWLAPRLAAFRAANPQVRYILVDGELTDFTEANLDLAVRWTDGPGDLEGLALGAAEWVELGGGDWIGWPGDPAPESEAASEGEDCQPAIQVADAGQAVAAALSGLGRVRVPALLAEGLAAGKSVAVGPVTPCRRAYWLVAPLPQWRQKKVRELVAALTGG encoded by the coding sequence ATGAAGCGGACGCACCTGCCCCTCAATGCCCTGCGCGTGTTCGATGCAGCGGCCCGTCACCTCTCCTTCACCCGCGCGGCGGACGAACTGGCGGTGACGCCGGCCGCGGTCGGCCAGCAGATTCGCGCGCTGGAGGACCTGCTCGGCGTCGTGCTGTTCCGCCGCACCAGCAAGGGGCTGGAACTGACCGACGAGGCCGGTTCGGGGCTGGCCGCGCTGCGGACCGGCTTCCTCCATTTCGAGGATGCGGTGCAGGCGATGCAGGCGGGCCAGTCCAGCCACGTCTACACGATTGCCGCCCCGCGCGAATTCTTCGCCGCCTGGCTGGCGCCGCGCCTGGCCGCGTTCCGCGCGGCCAATCCGCAAGTGCGCTACATTCTTGTCGACGGCGAACTGACCGACTTTACCGAGGCCAATCTCGACCTCGCGGTGCGCTGGACCGATGGTCCGGGCGATCTCGAAGGGCTGGCGCTGGGCGCCGCCGAATGGGTGGAACTGGGCGGCGGCGACTGGATCGGCTGGCCGGGCGATCCCGCGCCCGAGAGCGAGGCGGCTTCCGAGGGTGAAGATTGCCAGCCGGCGATCCAGGTCGCCGATGCCGGTCAGGCGGTGGCCGCTGCCCTGTCCGGGCTTGGCCGGGTGCGGGTGCCCGCACTGCTGGCCGAAGGGCTCGCGGCGGGCAAGTCTGTCGCGGTCGGGCCGGTCACCCCGTGCCGCCGTGCCTACTGGCTGGTGGCGCCGCTGCCGCAGTGGCGCCAGAAGAAGGTCCGGGAACTGGTCGCCGCGCTGACCGGGGGCTGA
- a CDS encoding SRPBCC family protein codes for MLKSVDGGLRSVPYPIDDPERIPVRRYYDAEFYQAELDHLWPHVWQMACREEQIPEVGDWIEYENVGKSVIVVRTTSGVKAFHNACRHRGVPFAGGTGQAHGNCRKSGFVCPFHGWRWNMDGESTQVYGKHLFSERQLDADDINLIPCRAETFIGCVWINHDNDAPSIRDSLGPVAANLEARNLDKMRAEWCFAAELPANWKVAMEAFMEGYHVMQTHPQLQHAAPMMYDSMYKTPRGPVPIMAEAHLSYRENQELQVNSMALLSEGMAGMVHEKEVEIARGLVGIEEGLPEDQNMAMFHWLGIVMHQITEQLKARGEPVPDLCTVAQTHPVKAVEFLFPHYFLLPYFTSMSAYRIRPTGPETCFFEIWSLTYVPEDSDMETVMEPTVLPYNSPDFPPIPRQDYSNIPIQQKGLHATGFEFMRLSKDVEGLISNYQRIIDGYLKGVPQDQLARAAHKLGGNFDGPIEDLGF; via the coding sequence GTGCTGAAATCTGTCGACGGCGGGCTGCGGTCCGTCCCCTATCCGATCGACGATCCCGAACGGATCCCGGTCCGGCGCTACTACGATGCCGAGTTCTACCAGGCCGAGCTGGACCACTTGTGGCCCCATGTCTGGCAGATGGCCTGCCGCGAGGAACAGATCCCCGAGGTGGGCGACTGGATCGAGTACGAGAACGTCGGCAAGTCGGTCATCGTCGTGCGCACCACCAGCGGCGTGAAGGCCTTCCACAACGCCTGCCGTCACCGCGGCGTGCCTTTCGCAGGCGGCACCGGGCAGGCGCACGGCAACTGCCGCAAGTCCGGCTTTGTCTGCCCGTTCCACGGCTGGCGCTGGAACATGGACGGCGAATCCACCCAGGTCTACGGCAAGCACCTGTTTTCCGAGCGCCAGCTCGATGCCGACGACATCAACCTGATCCCCTGCCGCGCCGAGACCTTCATCGGCTGCGTGTGGATCAACCATGACAACGACGCCCCCTCGATCCGGGATTCGCTGGGCCCGGTGGCGGCCAACCTCGAAGCCCGCAATCTCGACAAGATGCGCGCCGAATGGTGCTTTGCCGCCGAGCTTCCGGCCAACTGGAAGGTCGCGATGGAGGCCTTCATGGAAGGCTACCACGTGATGCAGACGCACCCGCAGCTGCAGCATGCCGCGCCGATGATGTACGATTCGATGTACAAGACCCCGCGCGGCCCGGTGCCGATCATGGCCGAGGCGCACCTCTCCTACCGCGAGAACCAGGAATTGCAGGTCAATTCCATGGCCCTGCTCAGCGAGGGCATGGCGGGCATGGTCCACGAGAAGGAAGTGGAGATCGCGCGCGGCCTCGTCGGCATCGAGGAAGGCCTGCCCGAAGACCAGAACATGGCGATGTTCCACTGGCTGGGCATCGTCATGCACCAGATCACCGAGCAGCTCAAAGCGCGCGGCGAGCCGGTGCCGGACCTCTGCACGGTGGCGCAGACGCACCCGGTGAAGGCGGTGGAGTTCCTGTTCCCCCACTACTTCCTGCTGCCCTACTTCACCTCGATGTCGGCCTACCGGATCCGCCCGACCGGGCCGGAGACCTGCTTCTTCGAGATCTGGTCGCTCACTTACGTGCCCGAGGACAGCGACATGGAGACGGTGATGGAACCCACCGTGCTGCCCTACAACAGCCCGGACTTCCCGCCGATCCCGCGCCAGGACTATTCGAACATCCCGATCCAGCAGAAGGGCCTGCACGCCACCGGCTTCGAGTTCATGCGACTCTCGAAGGACGTCGAAGGGCTGATCAGCAATTACCAGCGGATCATCGACGGCTACCTCAAGGGCGTGCCGCAGGACCAGCTGGCCAGGGCCGCCCACAAGCTGGGCGGCAATTTCGACGGGCCGATCGAGGACCTCGGATTCTGA
- a CDS encoding nitronate monooxygenase family protein, giving the protein MAFKTRVTEMLGIEHPIVQGGMQGVGLAELASAVSNAGGLGTLTALTQPSPAALREEIERCRAMTDKPFAVNITVFPTLLPPDYKAYAEAALDGGVRIIETAGTQAVREIWELVKPHGVTVIHKCTAVRHALSAEKHGCDIISIDGFECAGHPGEDDIPGLILIPTAADKVSIPMLASGGFGDGRGLAAALALGAEGINMGTRFCATQEAPIHDNVKARYIANDERGTNLIFRKFKNTARVGKNAVSDEVVEISARPESTFEDIKHLVAGAVGRELLQSGDLTKGIFWAGMVQGLIHDLPTCKDLIERIVADAEAIVRGRLGQMLA; this is encoded by the coding sequence ATGGCATTCAAGACCCGCGTCACCGAGATGCTCGGCATCGAGCATCCGATCGTGCAGGGCGGCATGCAGGGGGTCGGGCTGGCCGAACTGGCCAGCGCGGTGTCCAATGCCGGCGGCCTCGGCACGCTGACCGCGCTCACCCAGCCGAGCCCCGCCGCGCTGCGCGAGGAAATCGAGCGCTGCCGCGCGATGACCGACAAGCCCTTTGCCGTGAACATCACCGTGTTCCCGACGCTGCTGCCGCCCGACTACAAGGCCTATGCCGAGGCCGCGCTCGACGGCGGGGTCAGGATCATCGAGACCGCAGGCACCCAGGCCGTGCGCGAGATCTGGGAACTGGTGAAGCCCCACGGGGTCACCGTGATCCACAAGTGCACCGCCGTGCGCCACGCGCTCTCGGCCGAGAAGCACGGCTGCGACATTATCTCGATCGACGGGTTCGAATGCGCCGGCCATCCCGGCGAGGACGACATTCCCGGCCTGATCCTGATCCCCACGGCGGCGGACAAGGTCTCGATCCCGATGCTGGCGAGCGGCGGCTTCGGCGACGGGCGCGGCCTTGCCGCGGCGCTGGCGCTGGGCGCGGAGGGCATCAACATGGGCACGCGCTTCTGCGCCACGCAGGAGGCGCCGATCCACGACAACGTCAAGGCGCGCTACATCGCGAACGACGAGCGGGGCACCAACCTCATCTTCCGCAAGTTCAAGAACACCGCCCGCGTCGGCAAGAACGCGGTGTCCGACGAAGTGGTCGAGATCTCGGCCCGTCCCGAATCCACCTTCGAGGACATCAAGCACCTCGTCGCCGGGGCGGTGGGCCGCGAACTGCTGCAGAGCGGCGATCTTACCAAGGGCATCTTCTGGGCCGGCATGGTGCAGGGCCTGATCCACGACCTGCCGACCTGCAAGGACCTGATCGAGCGGATCGTCGCCGATGCCGAAGCGATTGTCCGTGGCCGTCTTGGCCAGATGCTGGCCTGA
- a CDS encoding enoyl-CoA hydratase-related protein has protein sequence MTYEKVLYRLENGVARIAMNDPATRNAGSAQMGEELFDAMTRAAFEARAVVLTGEGKAFCSGANLGDAAGMLADPRRDVGTLLDRHFNPVIVAMRDMEQPVVTAVRGAAAGVGAGLAMAGDLILCAESGFFLQAFRHVGLVPDGGSSWLLTRAVGRVRAMEMMLLGERLPAAKALEWGLVNRVVADEALDGAALALAGELARGPWSLRRIKQVAWAATDCTLEQALTHERLGQRDASRTEDFVEGVTAFAEKRAAVFKGR, from the coding sequence GTGACTTACGAAAAAGTTCTCTACCGCCTTGAAAACGGCGTCGCCCGGATCGCGATGAACGATCCCGCCACCCGCAACGCCGGCTCCGCGCAGATGGGCGAGGAACTGTTCGATGCGATGACCCGCGCCGCCTTCGAGGCGCGGGCGGTGGTGCTGACGGGCGAGGGCAAGGCGTTCTGCTCGGGCGCCAACCTCGGCGATGCGGCGGGCATGCTGGCCGACCCGCGCCGCGATGTCGGCACGCTGCTCGACCGTCACTTCAACCCGGTGATCGTTGCCATGCGCGACATGGAGCAGCCGGTCGTCACCGCCGTGCGCGGCGCGGCGGCGGGCGTCGGCGCGGGGCTCGCCATGGCGGGCGACCTCATCCTCTGCGCCGAAAGCGGGTTTTTCCTCCAGGCTTTCCGCCATGTCGGGCTGGTGCCGGACGGTGGCTCCTCGTGGCTGCTGACCCGCGCGGTGGGGCGGGTGCGGGCGATGGAGATGATGCTGCTGGGCGAGCGTCTTCCGGCGGCGAAGGCGCTCGAATGGGGCCTCGTCAACCGCGTGGTGGCGGACGAGGCGCTGGACGGCGCCGCCCTCGCGCTGGCCGGCGAACTGGCACGTGGGCCCTGGTCGCTGCGGCGGATCAAGCAGGTGGCCTGGGCGGCGACCGACTGCACGCTGGAACAGGCGCTCACCCACGAACGCCTCGGCCAGCGCGACGCCTCGCGCACCGAGGACTTTGTCGAGGGCGTCACCGCCTTTGCCGAGAAGCGCGCGGCTGTCTTCAAGGGGCGCTGA